A window of Punica granatum isolate Tunisia-2019 chromosome 8, ASM765513v2, whole genome shotgun sequence genomic DNA:
GGTGAGAAAAGCGCAGAGAGACCTCTCCGTCAAGGGGCAAGCTTTGGTGTCGCAGACGCTATTGAAGACTCCGAGGGCCTGCTCGGGCATGCCTGCACTAGAGTAGAGCATCATGAGGCGGATCCAGAAGCCCTCGGTCTTGGAGACGGAGTTCTGAGCTTCGTTCCCGACCAGGCGGTCGACGAGGTCCAAGCGCTTGGCTCTCGCGAGCTTGGCGATGGAGCGGCGATATAGAGGGCGGTGGCGGCGGAAGGTGGCGAAGGCCGAGCATTGCTCGAACAGCTTGGTGAGTTTCTCAGGGTCTCGTTCGGAGAGGATGGCGGACCTGGCGGCGCGGAAGGCGGGAAACGGTGGCGGCAGCGGCGGCGGCTGCGGGGTCCTGGTGGCAGCCGCTGCGGCGGTGGAGAAGAGGGATTTGGGAATGCGAAGAGCTGGGTGCCTGAGCAAGGACGCCATTATAGCTGTTGCTGCTGTTGCTCTTGCGAACTGCGACTGAGAGGGACACCGATGGGGAGCTGAATTACTACCAAACCCGACCAGACTAGTGGGCCAGGCTTGGGCTTGGTGTTGGTCTCAGGATTGACATTGGTCCCAGGCTTGGGCCTGCCTTGGGCTTGGATTGGCGAAGCTGCTTGAGCTGGGCGCACTGCGCCTCTCAAGCCGAGGGTGCATGTGCACCCGGGTGCACCGGCATGAATCAGTAGTAGCACTGGCGTCTTTCTGATAACTCGGccggggaagagagagaggaaagagcaagaggagaagagaagagaagaggagggAGGAATACTTCTTTGATTTTTCAGAGCTCATTACTATTTGTttcgagaagaagaagaagaagaagaagaagaagaaatgtcTGTGCTGTGGCTTGTCCATTAGTCCCATGATCTCATCTACCGAACCCCCTTTcattattaattgattgatattCCCTGCTAAAGAAAAGCATCCAACCTCCTCCTTCCTTCTCTCTCCGCAGTTGTTAGTTCACCgaggagggggagggggagagagagagagagaagcaggcagagagagagagagagagagatgggcgTAGCAGGGGGCGATCCGCTGACCAAGAGGGCTGCTCTGATGAGGGAGTCCCTCCAGAAGAGCCAGACCATCACTGACAACATGGTTTCGATCCTGGGCTCCTTCGACCACCGCCTCTCCGCCCTCGAGTCCGCCATGCGCCCCACCCAGGTTCTCTTTCCATTcccaacccccccccccccccccccccccccccccccccccgggaTCAAAATTCTCCGCTTTTCCATTCGTTCAACTTGCTTTCTTGATGAATCACTGCGCAAGTCGGAAATTTTGACTCTTTCCAGATCTTTAGATCAGTTGGCATGAATCTTGTATATCTATGTGCTGTGTAGTTTTCTGGGCTCTTGAAATGAGATTCCTGTTAGTGGATTACCATTTGCAGAATGCTAGAGAGCATAGGTAGGAATTAAAGAGCTGTGGCAAGAGATACTGCGATTATATTGGAATGGTTTGATCTTGAATGGGAATGGCGTTAGCAGCTCTACTTTATAGATAGATTGCTTCTGCATTTTTCCCTCGTAGATAGATTGACCTTGCCGCTTATCGTGCCTAATGTTGTTGCTCTGGCTGTACAGATCAGAACACATTCAATAAGAAAAGCTAACGAGAACATTGACAAGACTCTGAAGGCAGCAGAAGTTATATTGGCACAATTCGATACTTATCGCCAGGTTTGTGTCTCTAGTAGATGTTTGATTATCTGATATCTATCCTGTGGCACAATAATTTTCCATGCATACTATTTAGGCATATCTTTTGTTACAGTCTTCAAAAAGTTTGCTCGTTTCATAAATGTAGGCTGAGACTAAAATACTGAAAGGGCCACACGAGGATCTTGAAAGTTATTTGGCTGCCATTAACCAATTGAGAAGCAACATCCGATTCTTTAGCAGCAGCAAAAACTATAAGAGCAGTGAGGGAATGCTCAATCACACCAATAACCTGCTTGCGAAGGCCATATCAAAGCTAGAGGAGGAGTTTAAGCAGCTCATTGCATCTTATAGGTCTTTCATacatcctctctctctctctgtttttttttttgggtgggggtgggggggtGTGTGGACTCGGCCTTACTATTTAACCAATTGTTGAGTTActgattctttttttgatgATATTAGCAAACCTGTGGAACCTGAGCGTCTTTTTGAGTGTCTACCTAACTCCTTGAGACCGTCCTCAGAGGGCGATTCTGGTGGGAATAATCACTACCCGCACAATCACTCCAATGGCAACTCAGCAGATAATGCAGTATATACTCCGCCTACTCTAATACCTCCAAGGATATTGCCTCTTCTGCATGATCTAGCCAATCAAATGGTTCAAGCAGGGCATCAACAACAATTGGTCAAAATTTACCGGTAAGGAGCTTTGCCTTTGATATGAATGTTATCATATTTTTGTCATTCTTTCTtgcttcttttattattattatttttaaatatttcggttcgtaatttttttcttaggTTTTTTTGTATGCTGTGCTGTTTTGATTGCTTGGCTTCCTGAAACGATACATTTCTGAATGTTTGCCAGTGCCACCTATCATACGATTTTTTCTCTGAGAAGTTTGTTTACTTGTCATCAAATCTGGGTTTGTGAAGTTTAGTTTCTATCACATATTCATAATGATGTATCTGTGCATACACATGATTCTACTACTTGCCGTGCATGAAGGATTGTTTGTGGAGccttaatataatttaatgatCTGCAGATTGTTTAGAGATTGGATTTTGTatctatttaatatttttctatatctAAAATCATTCTAGTACTGCCTTCACGCTTTGTCCATGGTTCTCTTTGAACATCTTTTAGCTTTACCTGTTGCCGATTTTGTTCTTATTCGAAATCTAGGGATGCTCGTTCCCCGGCTTTGGAAGAAAGTCTTCGAAAGCTAGGTGTTGAAAAGCTCAGCAAAGAAGATGTTCAGAAGATGCAATGGGAGGCTTTGGAGGCGAAGATTGGAAACTGGATTCATTTCATGCGTATTGCTGTGAGAACCTATTTGACAAATTATGATTATATTCCTTCTTTTAAGGTCTGGTTTCTTACTATTGTTGTATCAATTGATCAGGTCAAATTGCTCTTTGCTGGAGAAAGGAAAGTCTGTGATCAAATATTTGAAGGTTTTGAGACTCTTAGGGATCAGTGCTTTGCTGAAGCTACTGCAGGCAGTGTCTCTGTGTTGCTTAGCTTTGGTGATGCAATTGCCAAAAGCAAGAGGTCACCGGAGAAATTGTTTGTTCTTTTAGACATGTACGAGATAATGAGAGAACTTCACTCCGAGGTAAACTGTGATTCTATTCAAATACCAAGTATCCAAAAGGGGTCAATTTCTTTGTggcttctctttttttccaaatGGAAAGAGAACTTCAGatgttttgaatgaccaatTCAACTAAATGGcacatatgattttttttattcacacTAAAGCTGAGCCCACAcagattgaaaaaaattggaatTAAATGGGCTAGAAGTAAAGGCTGAATTATAAAAGTAATAGAGATTTCCAAAACTTGGAAACTGAATATATGCCTGGTAAAATGCTAATTGACAAATTTTTCAAGGCTTAAGCTTGCAGGATAGCACGAACAATATGTATGGACCATCATTCGACGTGCTGCTAATAAGCATTTTATTGATACTTTAACTCAAAAGGTCAATAACTCGGGAAACTTCTCGTTTGTTTGCAGATTGAATCTCTTTTCCAGGGCAAAGCTTGCACTGAAATTAGAGAATCTGCATTGGGCTTGACGAAGCGGCTGGCTCAAACAGCCCAAGAGACCTTTGGAGACTTTGAAGAAGCAGTCGAGAAAGATGCTACAAAAACTGCAGTTTCAGACGGAACTGTACACCCTTTGACGAGCTACGTCATCAACTATGTCAAGTTTTTATTCGAGTATGCTCTGCCCTTAATTATTACTTTGTGATTTCTTAATTACTTGGTTTATTTTGTACTGTATGTTAATACATCCCATGCCGTGGGATCTTCTGAATCATGTCGAGAGTTATAAGTGAGCATATGTGTGTGTAATTCTTGCTCTATACTGATACTATCATGCATTTACGATTCACTACTGGACCTAACGGTGAAGCTTTGAACTCTTTTCAGCTACCAATCAACGTTGAAACAACTCTTTCAAGAATTCGAAACTGGGGATGGATCGAATTCTCAGTTAGCAGAGGTGACAATGCGAATAATGCAGGCTCTTCAGACCAATCTGGATGGAAAATCAAAGCAGTACAGGGATCCTGCTTTGACACATTTATTCCTCATGAACAATATACATTATATGGTCAGATCAGTTCGAAGGTTTGCCCTCCATTTCTTAAGCTTTACAAATgattgcatttttatttttttttcaatagaaGGCCTTATATGAAAGTCTTCAGGTCTGAAGCCAAGGATCTTTTGGGTGATGATTGGGTACAAAGGCATCGGAGGATTGTCCAGCAGCATGCCAATCAGTACAAGAGGATTGCTTGGGCAAAGGTATGATTTTGGATGGTTTCGTCATTTTTTTGCCATTGGGAACTGGAAAGTGGGCCTTCACAGCAAAAAGGAATATTCATTATTCTTTGCGACTGTGTGCAGATTTTGCAGTGTCTTTCTGCTCAAGGCTTGACATCATCTGGAGGTAGTAGTAATGCATCAGTTGTGGATGGAGGAAATAGTAGTGGTGCTTCGAGAGCTTTGGTCAAAGACAGGTTAGTCAAAAAATTCCGCAcgcaatgatttttttttaatcatcaTGGAGTCTCAAAAGAGGTGGAATATTTCTTCAGGTTTAAGACTTTTAATATGCTGTTCGACGAGCTTCATCAGAAGCAATCTCAGTGGACAGTTCCTGATACCGAGCTGCGAGAGTCTCTGAGGCTTGCTGTTGCTGAAGTACTTTTGCCAGCTTACAGATCCTTTGTCAAACGTTTCGGGTATGTTTTTTGGTGATATTTTAGTTTTTGTTCCCAGATCAGTCCTTTAATCGTGGATATTTATTGATAACTTCTTCAAATCCTTGATTATATTTTCAAGATTGTTATTGCAGACTAATTATTTAGGAAAAGAGATTTGTTGTTAAAGCGTTTGTGAATTTTGTCTACAATGGCTTAATGGAGTCTTGTAGAAGTATCTAAGAGTATACTTGAAGGTGTACGAGAGCTTAAAAAGTACAGAGGCTCGGCACTTGTGAAATGATATTTGGAACTGAGAATCCTTTCAGGgttataatatatagttcTAATCCATTGTATATATGTGATTTGATTCTAAATATTATCTGTGTTCTGTTACAGTCCTTTAGTGGAGAGCGGAAAAACCCCACAGAAGTACATCAAGTATACAGCCGAGGATCTCGAGCATATGCTAGGTGAATTTTTCGATGGAAAGAACGGGACTGAGCCCAAGCGGTAGATTTTCAGCCTGCCAGTCATGCAAACTATAGGTGCACCATGCAGAGCAGAAAAACCTAACAAGGCTACACTTATTTATGGAGCTGAGGGTTATTGCTTGAAGCCAGAAGGTCTATGTGTAAAATTCTTTTACATAGTCGATGCACTCACTCGGGGAAAGGGCAATGAGAGAGGAAACGTAGTACGTGTGTGTGAAATTCTCTGTATATTGGTGTGAATAGGAACAGCAGAGCAGATTGTTGTTTCAGTTTCAGAACAGAGAAGGTATGTTTTGGACATGGAGGATTTGATTTTCAATCAGAAGCTGGGCTTGTAATGACTTGTTCTGTTTGGGTGTTGCTGCTACTTGTTCCATCTGCTGgacgtctctctctctctcactctctcacATCTTCGTCTTTTGAATTATCACGTTAGTCGGAAATGGAATCACTTCCTATTTTCAAGACCCGCATTTCTAATGATTGACAGTATTATTGATGAAGAACATACATGATTAGGAGAAGTGACAAAACTGAAGATTAGGCATTGCTTGCTGTATTTGGCATTTATTTGCCTATATTCCtatccaaaatgggtcacctTTGACCTTTCATTCTTCAGCGTGACATTCGTGGGGCCTCTTTGATTGTATTCAAACAGACGAGGGAGGATCATTTTAGAGAGCCAAATGTGAACCAAACAGTGGAAGGAGTGCTCTTCATCATAAATAAGTTTTGACCGGAGGGAAGGAAACATTTGAGTAACTTTGGCTCTTCTGCCGTACATTAATGTGGAC
This region includes:
- the LOC116188286 gene encoding exocyst complex component EXO70A1-like; this translates as MGVAGGDPLTKRAALMRESLQKSQTITDNMVSILGSFDHRLSALESAMRPTQIRTHSIRKANENIDKTLKAAEVILAQFDTYRQAETKILKGPHEDLESYLAAINQLRSNIRFFSSSKNYKSSEGMLNHTNNLLAKAISKLEEEFKQLIASYSKPVEPERLFECLPNSLRPSSEGDSGGNNHYPHNHSNGNSADNAVYTPPTLIPPRILPLLHDLANQMVQAGHQQQLVKIYRDARSPALEESLRKLGVEKLSKEDVQKMQWEALEAKIGNWIHFMRIAVKLLFAGERKVCDQIFEGFETLRDQCFAEATAGSVSVLLSFGDAIAKSKRSPEKLFVLLDMYEIMRELHSEIESLFQGKACTEIRESALGLTKRLAQTAQETFGDFEEAVEKDATKTAVSDGTVHPLTSYVINYVKFLFDYQSTLKQLFQEFETGDGSNSQLAEVTMRIMQALQTNLDGKSKQYRDPALTHLFLMNNIHYMVRSVRRSEAKDLLGDDWVQRHRRIVQQHANQYKRIAWAKILQCLSAQGLTSSGGSSNASVVDGGNSSGASRALVKDRFKTFNMLFDELHQKQSQWTVPDTELRESLRLAVAEVLLPAYRSFVKRFGPLVESGKTPQKYIKYTAEDLEHMLGEFFDGKNGTEPKR